The DNA sequence CGCAACGGGGCGGGCGGCACCGGACCTGCTCGACACGTACGAGGCCGAGCGGATGCCCGTCGCGCGCCGCGTGCTGCGGATGACCGACCGTGCCTTCACCGTCGCCACCTCGACCGCCCCCGCGGTGCGGCTGGCCCGGGCCCACGTGGCGCCGCGGCTGCTGGCCGTGGTGCTGCGCGCCCGTCGCGTGCCGGCCCTCGGCTTCAGGGTGGTCGCCCAGCTGACGATCTCCTACCGGGGCAGCCCCCTGGCAGGCGACCCCACCCGCCATCACCAGCGAGCGTGGGGCGGGCCGTCGGGGCGACGTCTCCGGGCCGGGGACCGGCTCCCGGTAGTCCCGCTCGTGGGCGGGGGCCCGGCCACGCTCCACGGGGCGCTGGCCCGCCCGGCGTTCCATCTCCTGCTCGCCGGGCGCCCGGTGCGGCCTGACGGCGACCACGGCCCGGCCCCGGGCGACCTCGGCGGCCTCGGGGGTCTGGTGCGCCGCGGCGACCTGCGGGTGCTGCACGTCGTCGGTCCCGGCGCGCAGCGACCGACCCTGGCCGAGCCGGACGTGCTGGTGGTGCGGGACGGAGCCGACCTCGAGCGGCTCGGGCTGGCGCGCCCCGACGGTGCGCTGCTGGTCCGCCCCGACGGGCACCTGGCCCACCGTGGCGCGTCGGCGGGGGCGCGAGCGTGGCTGGCGAGGTGGCTGCGGCCGTAGGGCCTCAGCGCCGGGCGGGTGCGACGCGCAGCCGCAGGCCCTTCGGGGTGGGGCCGAAGCCGGCCCCGGCCAGGGCGAGCCCCAGCGGCCCCTGGCTCTCGAGGGCGCCGACGCCGTCCACCTGACGAAGCGTGAGAGCCCCGAGCGCACCCGTGCCCGCCACCTGGGCCAGCGCCTCGGCCGCGGGAACGAGCAGCTCGTCGTCGTCGGTGAAGGACAGCAGGGTGCGCCCGCCCCTCTCCACGTACAGGGTCATCGTCCCGTCGACGAGGACGACGACCGCCCCGGCCTTGCGCCCGGGCCGGTGCCCCTCGCCCGCGCTCGTCGGGGGCCACGCCAGCGCGGCGCCGTAGGGGTTGGCGGGGTCGGTGGCGGCGAGGAGGTGGACCCGCGGCGCGGGCTGCCGGCCCGGGTCGTCCGCGGCGGAGCGCCGAGCGGCGACCTCGGCGGCGTCGCCGCGGAGCCGGTCCACGACCTCCGGCAGCGCGAACTGTGCCGCACCCAGACCCTCGACGAGGTAACCGCGGCGCACCTGGCCCGAGTCCTCGAGGTGGCGCAGCACCTGGTAGGCCGCGCTGAACCCGCCGGGCAGGTCCTCCAGGCCCGCGGCGCCGCGGACCAGGACGCCGTGCCGCTCGAGCAGGGCGAGGGTGAGGGCGGTCGCCCGGCGCGTGCGCTCGTCGGCGGGCTCGGTGGGCTCGGCGGCGCCGAGGTCTCCCGGCCGGACGAGCGACCACCGGCCGGCCGCGGCCGGCGGCTGCGCCCCACCCGGCCGGCTCCCCGCGACCGCCACCCTCGACAGGGCCGAGCGGCGCAGGGACGCGCCGGGCCGCATCGACCGGGCGCGCGCCGGCACGCGCGCGGCGGTGTGGCTGGGACGCCCGCCACCGAGCCGCGCGCGCACGGGGGCGAGCGTGTCGTTGGTCACGAGGCCGGCCCACACGAGGTCCCAGAGCGCGTCGAGGACCTCCGCGGGCGCCGCGGCGACGGGACCCTCCGGGAGCAGCTCGCGGAAGAAGCGGCCCCCGCCGGCCGCGAGGACCGTGCGGAGGTGCTCGTGGACCTCGCCCAGCGGGACGTCACCGGGAGCTGGTGCGAGGTCGGCGACGGCGTCGGCCGGCAGGAGGGTGAGCTGACCGTCCACGCCGGGCAGGGCCCCGGCCCCCACCCACAGCACCTCCCCGGCACTGGTGAGCTCGTCGAGCATCGCCGGGGTGTAGTCCCGCACCCGGGCGGGCAGGACCAGGGACTCCAGCGCCGACGCCGGCAGACGGGCGCCGGCGAGCTGGTCGACCACGGCGAGGACGCCGTCCGTGCCGCGCAGGTCGGGGCGCGAGCCGACGGGCGCCACGTGCTGCCAGCGGGGACCGAAGACGGCGAGGGTCTGCGGGGCCACGGGCTCGACCTCGCTGCGCAGGTGGGCGAGGGTCCGTCGCCGGATCCGTCGCATGACCTCGGCGTCGCAGAACTGCACGGCGACGTCCTCGCCCGGGACGAGGCGGCCCGTGACGACGACGGCTGTGCGCACCAGCTCAGCGAGGACGGGCGCCACCGCTCCCGGCGCCAGGCCCAGCCGTGCACCCACCTCCGCGGCGGTGAAGGGACCGTGCGTGCGGGCATGACGGCGGACGAGGTCGCCGAGCGGGTCGGGCACGGGGGCGAGGACGGCGTCGGGCAGACCGAGCGGCAGCGCTGTGCCGAGGGCGTCACGCAGCCGGCCGGCGTCCTCGGTGACCGCCCACTGCTGGGTGCCCGCCACCCGGACGGCCATGACACGCCGCTCCGCGACGAGCGTGTCGAGCCACCCGGGCACCGCGGCGGGATCGGCCGCGCGGAGGGTGAGGTCGGGCGTGGACACCGGACCGAGCCGGCGGACGAGGTCGACCAGGCCCTCGGCGTCCTTCGCCCGGGTGTTCTCCGTGCGGAGCCCCACCTCGGCGGAGACCTCCGCGACCGCCGCCGGGTCGAGGAGGTCCGCGAGGTCGCCCAGCTCGGAACCGACGAGCTCGGCCATGAGGGCCGGGTCCAGCGCCAGGGCGGCCGCGCGCCGCTCGGCCAGGGGTGCGTCGCCGTCGTAGAGGAACTGGGCGACGTAGCCCATGAGGAGGGACCGGGCGAAGGGCGACGGGCCGGGGGTGGAGACCTCCACGAGGCGCACCTCCCGTGCCTCGACCCGGCGCATGAGCTCGGTGAGGGCGGGCACGTCGAAGTCGTCCTGGAGGCACTCGCGCACGGCCTCGAGCACGATGGGGAAGTCGGGGAAGCGGGCCGCGACGGCGAGGAGCTGGGCGGCGCGGTGACGCTGCTGCCACAGCGGCTGGCGCCGGTCCGGCCGGCGGCGCGGCAGCAGCAGCGCCCGGGAGGCGCCCTCGCGGAACCGGGCGGCGAAGTGCGCCGACCCGGTCAGCGCCGCCACCACGGAGCCGGAGACCTCCGCCGGGTCCAGGAGGAGGTCGGCCAGGTCCAGCGGCCCGCCGTCGCCGGCCTCAATGTCGGGCAGGCGCAGGACGATGCCGTCGTCGGCGGGGGAGGCGTTGACGTCCATCCCGGTCGACTCCTGGAGCCGGGCGGCCAGGACCATCGCCCACGGCGCGTGCACGCGCGCGCCGTAGGGGCTGTGGATGACGACCCGCCAGTCCCCGAGCTCGTCGCGGAACCGCTCGACGACGATCGTGCGGTCGTCGGGCAGGGTCGCGGTCGCCTCCCGCTGCTCCGCCAGGTAGGCGAGCACGTTCGTCCGCGCCCACGGGTCCAGCCCGGCCTCGTCGAGCGACCGGTCGGCACCGCCGTCGTCGAGGTGGGCGAGCAGGTCGCGCGTGGTGGCCCCGAGGGCGCGGCCCAGCTCGGCCGGGCGCCCCGGGGAGTCACCCTTCCAGAAGGGCAGGCGGCCCGGCTGCCCGGGGGCCGGGGTGACCAGGACCCGGTCCGGCGTGATGGCCTCGATCCGCCACGTGCTCGTGCCCAGGGTGAACGTGTCGCCCACCCGCGACTCGTAGACCATCTCCTCGTCCAGCTCGCCGACACGGCGCCCCCCGCCCCGCGCGCCCGCGGTGACCGCGGACCCGCTCGCAGACCCGTCCTGGGCGGGAGGGCCGCCCGCGAGGTAGACGCCGAACATGCCCCGGTCGGGGATGGTCCCGCCCGAGGTCGCCGCCAGGCGCAGGGCCCCGGGGCGGGCGCGCAGCGTGCCGGTGGTGCGGTCCCAGACGACGCGGGGTCGCAGCTCGGCGAAGTCCTCGCTGGGGTAGCGGCCCGCGAGCATGTCCAGGACGGCGGTGAGCGAACGCTCCCCGAGCGTCGCGAACGGGGCCGCCCGGCGGACGAGGGCGGTGAGGTCCGCGACGGCGAGGTCCTCCACGGCGAGCATCGCCACGACCTGCTGGGCGAGGACGTCCAGCGGGTTGGCCGGGACGTGGATCTCCTCGATGAGCCCGGACCGTGCGCGGGCGGCGGTGACCGCCGACGGGAGCAGCTCGCCGCGGTGGGTGGGCAGGACGACGCCGTGGGAGACCGCGCCCACCTGGTGGCCGGCGCGGCCGATGCGCTGCAGGGCCGAGGCCACCGAGGGCGGCGCCCCGACCTGGATGACGAGGTCCACCGCGCCCATGTCGATGCCGAGCTCGAGGGAGGACGTCGAGACCACGGCGCGCAGCGTGCCCGACTTCAGGGCCGTCTCGGTCCGAACCCGCTCCTCCCGGCTCATCGAGCCGTGGTGCGCGCGGGCGATGACCTCCTCGGCGGGCAGGGCGGTGCCGGACTGCCCGGGCGCGGCGGCCGCCCACGCACCGCCCTGGTCGTCGAGCACCGCCAGCCCGCCGGCCCCGCTGCGGCGGGCCGACCACTCCTCGTTCAGCCGCGCGGTCAGCCGCTCGGCGGAGCGCCGGGAGTTGGTGAACACGATGGTGCTGCGGTGCGCGGCGACGAGGTCGACGACCCGCTCGGTCAGGTGCGGCCACACCGAGGGGCGGGACAGCTCGGGCAGGGCACCGGCCGCATCCCCGGACAGGTCCGGCTCCCCGGCCGACGCGGGACCACCGATCCGCCCGCCGCCGGCGCCGTCGTCCGGCCGCGGAGGTGTGCGCAGGGGCGTCGCCGCCGGGTCGGCGAGGTCCTCGACCGGCACCACGACGTCGACGCGCAGCTCCTTGGTGGACCCGGGCTCGACCACCCGCACGGGCCGGCCGCCGTCGGCCAGCGGGCGGTGACCGGCGAGGAAGGTGCCCACCGTGCCGACGGGCCGGACGGTGGCCGAGAGGCCCACGCGCTGGACCGGGGCGGGCAGCATCGCGTCGAGCCGTTCCAGGCTCACCGCCAGGTGCGCCCCGCGCTTGGTGCCGGCCACGGCGTGGACCTCGTCCAGGATGACGGTGCGCACCCCGCTCAGCCCCTCCCGGGCCGAGGAGGTCAGGACGAGGTAGAGCGACTCCGGGGTCGTGATGAGGATGTCCGGCGGACGGGTGCCCAGGCGCCGGCGCTCGGCCGCCGGGGTGTCGCCGGTGCGCACGCCCACCCGTACGTCGGCCACCGGCCGGCCGAGCCGCGCCGCCGCCTGCGAGATGCCCACCAGCGGCGAGCGGAGGTTGCGCTCGACGTCGGCGGCCAGGGCCTTGAGGGGGGAGACGTAGAGCACCCGGCACCGCTCCTGGGGCTCGGGGACCTCCCCGGTGAGCATCTGGTCGATCGCCCAGAGGAACGCCGCGAGCGTCTTGCCCGAGCCCGTGGGGGCGACGACGAGGGCGTGCTCGCCCGAGGCGATGGCCTCCCACGCGCCCGTCTGCGCCGCCGTCGGCGCCGCGAAGGCGCCGTCGAACCACGCCTGGGTCGGCTCGGAGAACGGCACGAGCGTCATTGTGCCGTCCGCCGCCGACATCGCGCCCGGCGGGGCGCCGGGCGGCGTGGGAGGGTGGGGGCGTGAAGCACTCGGAGTTCTGGCAGGTCCTCGAGGCGACGTTCGGTGCCGGCCACGGCCGCTCGGTCGCCGAGGATCTCGTCCTCGCCGCGCTCGGCGGTCGCACCGCGGCCCGGGCGCTGGCCGACGGCGTCGCGCCCCGCGCCGTGTGGGACGCCGTCTGCGACGAGATGGAGCTCGACGACGCGACCCGCTGGCGTCACCGCCGGGAGCCGCGCAAGGACCGCTCGGCCTGACCGGCGGGTCACGCCTGCCCGTCCCGGGCCGGAGTCGTGGGGCGTGGACGTGCGCCGCGGTGACGCGCGGGCTCCGGGTGAGGTCCTGGGGTCCGGGTGAGGTCGGGGCTTCCGGGGTGAGGTCGCCGGTGCGGGGCCGCTGACTCGACCCGGTCGCTGCTGACTCACCCCGGGAGCGCGTGACGCACCGCGACCGCCGGCCCTCCGACGACCGACTCACCGGACGCGCCGCGCCCGGACCTGCCCGACGCCGGCCCGTGCGCGCGACGCCGTCGGCGTGTCTAGGCTCGTGAGCACGGACCGCCCGGCCGGGCGGCGGGAGACGAGGAGTGACCGTGAGCGCCGTGGACGACATCATCGGGCAGATCCCCATGGCCGACCTGGCCGGGCGCCTGGGCGTGGACGAGGCGACGGCGGAGAAGGCCGCCCGTCAGGCCCTGCCCGCGCTCCTGGGGGGCATGCGGGCCAACGCCGCCGACCCCGCCGGTGCGGCCTCCCTCGGCGCCGCGGTCGAGCGTCACCCCGCCTCGCTCGTCGAGGGCGGGGTGGACCTGGACGAGGTCGACACCGCGGACGGGGAGAAGATCGTGCGGCACGTCTTCGGGGACCGCACCGACGACGTCACCGGGCGCCTGGAGGAGGCCGCCCCGCTCCGCGGTGCGGCCACCCTCGGCGCGGGCGGGCTCGGTGCCGCCCCTCTCGGTGGTGCCGGTGGGCTCGGCGGAGGCGCGCTCGTCGCCAGGCTGCTGCCGATCCTCGCGCCGATCGTCATGTCCTACCTCGCCAGGCGGATGGGCGGCCAGGAGGGCGGCGGGCGGGGCCCTTCGGGCGGCGGGCTCGACCAGATCCTCGGCGACCTCCTCGGCGGCTCCGGCGGCGGGGGAGGCCTCGGCGGGCTCGGCGGTCTCCTCGACGGTCTGCTCGGCGGCGGCCGGCGCTGACACGCGGCGTGTCGGAGCTGGCTTCGAACAACCGTTCGTCGTAGGGTCTTCCCAGGCGCCGACGGCGGCGGGTTTCCACAGGAGTGCGAGGGCCCGCTGACGGATGTCAGTGGTCGGGCATAGCGTCGCCAGCAGGTAGCCGTCCGGAGAGGGCGGGCCCTGCCACAGACCAGCCCTGTCCGATCCGAACGGGCCGCCCATCGGGGCGCCCGTGCACCGAGAGGTGAGTTGACATGCCCGCTCCCGTAGCAGACCGCAGCAAGGCCCTGGAGGCCGCGCTCAGCCAGATCGACCGCCAGTTCGGCAAGGGGTCGGTCATGCGCCTGGGTGACGACACCCGGCCCAAGGTCCAGGTGATCCCCACAGGGTCGGTCGCCCTCGACGTCGCGCTGGGCATCGGCGGGCTGCCGCGCGGCCGCGTCGTGGAGATCTACGGCCCGGAGTCCTCCGGCAAGACCACCGTGGCCCTGCACGCCGTCGCCAGCGCCCAGCGCGCCGGCGGCATCGCCGCGTTCATCGACGCCGAGCACGCCCTCGACCCCGAGTACGCCAAGAAGCTCGGCGTGGACACCGACGCCCTCCTCGTCTCCCAGCCGGACACCGGTGAGCAGGCGCTGGAGATCATGGACATGCTCATCCGCTCCGGGGCGCTGGACATCGTCGTCATCGACTCCGTCGCCGCCCTCGTGCCCAAGGCGGAGATCGAGGGCGAGATGGGTGACTCCCACGTGGGCCTCCAGGCCCGCCTCATGTCCCAGGCGCTGCGCAAGATCACCGGTGCGCTCTCGGCCTCGGGGACCACGGCCATCTTCATCAACCAGCTGCGCGAGAAGATCGGGGTGTTCTTCGGCTCGCCCGAGACCACCACCGGCGGCAAGGCGCTGAAGTTCTACGCCTCGGTCCGCCTCGACGTGCGCCGCATCGAGACCCTCAAGGAGGGCTCCGACGCGGTGGGCAACCGCACCCGCGTCAAGGTGGTCAAGAACAAGATGGCCCCGCCGTTCAAGCAGGCCGAGTTCGACATCCTCTACGGCCAGGGCATCTCCCGTGAGGGCGGGCTCATCGACCTCGGCGTCGAGAACGGCATCGTGCGCAAGTCCGGCGCCTGGTACACCTACGAGGGCGACCAGCTCGGGCAGGGCAAGGAGAAGTCCCGCCAGTTCCTCAAGGACAACCCCGAGCTCGCCGAGGAGATCGAGAAGAAGATCCTCACCAAGCTCGGGATCGGCGAGGCGGTGGCAGAGGTGCCGGCCGACGTCGACGAGGTCGCGGTCGACTTCTGATCCGATGACCGACCCCACCCCGCGGCGGCGTGGCGGGCGGCGACGGGCCGAGCTCGAGCCCCCGCCCGCCGGCTCCGCCGCGCAGGACCGTGAGCCCGACGCCGAGGAGGTGGCGCGGACGATCGCCCTGCGCCAGCTCACCGCCGCGCCGCGCAGCCGCGCCCAGCTCGAGGTCGCGATGGCCCGGCGCGACGTCCCGGAGGACGTCGCGGGCCGGGTGCTCGACCGGTTCACCGAGGTCGGGCTCGTCGACGACGGCGCCTACGCCGAGATGCTCGTGCGCACCCGCCACGCCGAGCGGGGCCTCGCCCGCCGCGCCCTGGCCGAGGAGCTGCGGCGCAAGGGCATCGCGCCCGACGTGGCGGCGGGTGCCCTCGAGCAGGTGGACGACGCCGACGAGGAGGCCGCCGCCCTGGCGCTCGTGCGCAAGAAGGCGCGCTCGACGCGCGGGCTCGACGCACAGGTCCGGCGCCGGCGCATGGCAGCGCTGCTCGGCCGCAAGGGCTTCCCGGCGGGAGTCGCGATGCGCGCGGTCGAGACCGTCCTCGCCGAGGAGGAGTAGAGCGCCCAGGCGTCGGGACGCCGGGCCGGGCGGTGCAGGGCCGGGCGGTGCCGGGCCGGGCGGTGCCGGGCCGGGCGGTGCCGGGCCGGGCGGCCGGGTCAGGTTCTCCGCGCCTCAGGAGGTCCGGGCGGCGAGGGCGTCGTTGATGTCGGCGGTGAGGCGTACGTCGACGGCGACCAGCCGGCCGTCGAGCTCGCGCACCGGTGCGGCCAGCCGGGTGCTGCTCATGAGCCAGAGGGCGTCGGCGTCCGCGAGCTCGGCCACCCGCACCGGACGGGTGCGGGTGGCCGCGCCACGCGCGGCCAGGAGCTCGAACGCGTCGGCCTGCGTGGTGCCCGGCAGGATCCCGGCCTCGACCGGCGGGGTGACCAGCTCTCCGCCGAGCCGCAGCACGACCGTCGAGGTGGGGCCCTCGAGCACGTAGCCGTCGGTGCTGGTGAAGACGACGTCGTCGGCCCCGCGACGCTGCGCCTCGCGCAGGGCCGCCCGGTTGAGTGCGTAGGACAGCGACTTCGCGCCCTGGAGGAGCCATGGTGCGGAGGTCGTGACGTCCGAGGCGTACCCCCGCGTGAGCGTCACGACCGCGATGCCGTCGGTGCGTTCGGGCCAGTCGCGGCTCACCTCGCCGTACGCCCATCCGGTGGCGCGGTCGGCCCCCTCCGGACCACGGGTCAGGACCAGCTTGCACCACGACGACGGGGCGGCCGCGAGGGCGTCGGCCACCTCCAGCGTGGCGGCGCGGAAGACGCCGAGGTCCGGCGGCGGCAGCTCCAGGAGCGTGGCGGAGCGTGCGAGGCGCGCGAGGTGGGCGTCGAGGGCCTGGGGCCGGCCGGCGGCGATCCCCACCGTCTCGAAGACGCCGTCGCCGCGGGTGATGCCGAGGTCGGTCACGAGGATGTGCGGCTCGTCGGCGGGCACCCGGCGCAGCGGCCGGTCGGGGTGACCGTGGCGGGGCTCGTCGATGAGGACGAGCACGCCCGGGGTGCTCACGCCCTCGTCCTCACGTGCGGCTCCGGGGCATCGGCGTCTCCATCTCGATGGAGGGCTCCTGGATCGTGGCGCCGCCCGCGACCCGGTTGTCCAGGCGGCGTGCGACCCGCTCGGCCACCGTCGTGAGGGTGTAGTTGATGGCGATGAACAGCACCGCGGCCACGATGAGGGCCGGCAGCAGGTTGGCGTTGGAGGACCCGAGCAGCCGGGCCTGCCGCAGCAGCTCGGCGTAGTTGATGAGATAGCCCAGGCCCGTGTCCTTGAGGATGACGACGAGCTGGCTGATCATCGAGGGCATCATCGCGATGAGCGCCTGCGGCAGCTCCACCAGACGCAGGCTCGCGGCCGGCGTCAGCCCGATCGCGAGGCCGGCCTCGCGCTGCCCGCGGGGCAGGTTGTGGACGCCGGAGCGGACGAGCTCGGCGATGACCGAGCCGTTGTACAGGGTCAGCGCGACGACGACCCCGTAGAAGGCCGGGTCGCCGACGGCGCCGGAGAAGGCGAAGACGTTGTAGAAGAACAGCATCATGATGAGGACCGGCACGGCGCGGAAGAACTCCACGACCGCCCCCGAGACCCAGCGCAGCGCCGCGTGCTCGGAGAGCCGGCCCAGGCCGAAGAGGAGGCCGAAGACGTTCGCGGTGACGATCGCGATGGCCGCCGCCTTGAGGGTGGCGACGAGGCCAGGGAGGAGGTAGTTCTCCCACGCCGACGCGGTGGCGAAGGGCTCCCACTTCGTCGCCGTGAGCTGGCCCTGCCGGGCCAGGCCCCACACCACCCAGGCGAGGACGCCCAGGACGACGAGGACGCCGACGACGTTGACGGCCATGATGCGGCGCCGGCCGCGCGGCCCCGGCGCGTCGAAGATCACCGAGCTCATCGGGCCACCCCCAGCCGGCGGGACAGATGGGTCGTGACCAGGCCGGTCGGCAGCACGATCGCCACCCAGCCCAGCGCGATGATGAGGAAGATCGCCACCGCCAGGTCGGGCCGGAACTCCATCATCGTGTTCATCACCGACGCGGCCTGGACGACGCCGGCCGCCTGGGCGACGGTCGTGTTCTTGGCCAGGGCGATGAGCGTGTTGCCCAGCGGTGCGATCGCCCCGCGGAAGGCCTGCGGCAGGATGATCAGCCGCATCGTCGCGCCGAAGCCGAGGCCGATCGCGCGGGCGGCCTCGGCCTGCCCGGCCGGGACGGTGTTGACGCCGGAGCGCAGCGCCTCGCAGACGAAGGCCGCGGTGTAGACCGACAGTCCCAGCACCGCCAGGCGGAAGCTGTTGGTGGCAATGAAGTCGCCGCTGTCGCGCCCGGCCAGCTCCACCCCCAGCTGGCCCCACAGGCCCAGGGAGGCGGCGAGGATGATGAGCGTCAGGGGGATGTTGCGCACGGTGTTGACGTACGCGGCGCCGGCCCAGCGCAGGCTGGGGGCGGGGGAGACGCGCATGACCGCCAGCACCGTCCCCAGGACGAACGCGAACAAGGCGGACCACAGGGTCAGGCGGACGTTGACGAGGAACGCGCCGAGGATGTCGTACGAGCCCAGCAGCTCGCCCATGTCGGCGAGGTATCCGCTCACCCGGTCCTCCTTCGTGGGTCGAGGGGCCGCTCAGGGCCCGGACGGGTGCGCCGGGACGCGACTGGCGTCCCGGCGCACCTCTCCTCGGTCAGGCGCAGCCGTCGACCTCGGGCGGGTTGAGGCTCGCGTCGGGGGTGAACCCCTCAGGGGTGTGCTCGGCGAGGAGCTCCTCCCACGTGCCGTCCTCGATCATCTCGGTGATGGCGGCGTTGACGTCCTCGCAGACGTCGTTCTCCTTGGGCAGACCCACGCCGTAGTTCTCCTCGGAGAAGGTGTTGCCCACGACCTTGAACTGGCCCTCGTACTGGTCCTGCGCGGCGAAGCCGGCGAGGATGATGTCGTCGGTCGTCACGGCGTCGACCGTGCCGGCGCTGAGGAGCTCGACGCACTCGGAGTAGGTCTGCGCCGGGTAGAGCTCGACGTCCTCGGCGTACTCGTCACGGATGCGCTCGGCGGACGTGGAGCCCTCGACGGAGCACAGCACCTTCCCGGACAGGGCCTCGGGGCCGGTGATCTCCTCGTCGTCCGCCGCGACCAGGAGGTCCTGACCGGCGACGAAGTACGGTCCGGCGAAGGCGACGCGCTCCTTGCGGGCGTCGGTGATCGAGTAGGTCGCGAAGATCATGTCGACCGAGCCGTTCTCCAGCAGCGTCTCGCGCTGGGAGGAGATCGACTCGACGAACTCGATCTGGTCCTCGGAGTAACCCAGCTTGTCGGCGACGTAACGGGCGACGTCGACGTCGAAACCGGTGTACTCCGCGCCCTCCTGCAGGCCCAGGCCGGGCTGGTCGAACTTGATGCCGATGGTGACGCCCTCGCCACCACCGTCCCCGCCCGCCGCGGAGGTCTCCTCGGCGCCGCCACCCTCGGCGGGCTCGTCGTCGCCCCCGCCGCCGCAGGCGGCCAGGGTCAGAGCCGCGGCCAGGCTCAGGGCGATTGCTGTGCGCGTGCGTCGCATGTCGTCTCCTCTTCTCGTTCCCCGGGTGGGGCCGTGCGGATGGTCAGTGGCTGAGCAGCTTGGACAGGAAGTCCTTCGCCCGCTCGGAGCGGGGGTTGGTGAAGAACTCCTCGGGGGTGGCCTCCTCGACGATCTGGCCGGCGTCCATGAAGATCACGCGGTCGGCGGCCTTGCGGGCAAACCCCATCTCGTGGGTGACGACGATCATCGTCATCCCCTCACGGGCGAGGGAGGTCATGACGTCGAGGACCTCGGTGATCATCTCCGGGTCGAGCGCGGAGGTCGGCTCGTCGAAGAGCATGACCTTGGGCCGCATGGCCAGCGCCCTCGCGATCGCGACGCGCTGCTGCTGCCCGCCGGAGAGCTGGGCGGGGTGCTTGCCCGCCTGGTTGGCGACCCCGACCCGCTCGAGGAGGTCCATCGCCTGCTTCTTCGCCTCGTGACCCTTGAGGCCGCGGACCTTGGTGGGACCGAGGGTGACGTTCTCCAGGATCGTCTTGTGGGCGAAGAGGTTGAACGACTGGAAGACCATCCCGACGTCGGCCCGCAGCCGGGCGAGGTCCTTGCCCTCGGCGGGCAGCTCCTTGCCGTCGATGGAGATGGTGCCGGAGTCGATCGGCTCCAGGCGGTTGATGGCCCGGCACAGGGTGGACTTGCCCGACCCGGACGGACCGATGACGACGACGACCTCGCCCCGGCGCACCGTCATGTCGATGTCCTTGAGGACGTGCAGCTCGCCGAAGTGCTTGTTGACGTCGGTGAGGACGACGAGCGGTCCGCCGAGGCGCTCGGCGTTCTCGGTCGCCGCGGGGGGGTCGTGCGGGTGGGCCATGGGCGTCAACCTAGCTACGGATTGATTCGTCGTCGGTGACGAGTCGGTAACAGTCTGGCCACAATAGCGCGTCTTGACCCGCAGTTGACCTGGCCTTTCGGACTTTTCCGCGTCGCGGCCCGGGCCCTCCGGTCACGCCGGCGCTCGCCGTCCGGAGGGCTGTCGCTCGCGCCGAGCCGTCCGGCTACCGGGGACGGCGGTAGAACGGCCCGCGGACGACGTCGTACGGCTGGGCGCGGCCGCGCACGTCGACCTCGACCGCGGTGCCGACCGCCGCGTGGGCGGGGTCGACGTAGGCGAGGGCGACGGGCCGACCCAGGGTGGGGCTCGGCGCGCCGGAGGTGACCTCCCCGACGACGGTCCCGCCGGCCAGGACCGGGTAGCCGGCCCGGCCGGCCCGGGGCCCGCGGCCCTCGAGGGCGACGAGGACCCGGCGCGCACCGGCCTCGTGGGCGGTGCGCGCGGCCTCGAGCGCCTCCCGTCCCACGAACGCCGGCTTCGTCAGGTCGACCACCGCGCCGAGGCCCGCCGCGAAGGGGTCGGTGCTGCGCGTCAGCTCGTGCCCGTACAGCGGCATCCCGGCCTCCAGGCGCAGCGAGTCTCGGGCGGCCAGACCCGCGGGGACGAGACCGGCGGGGGCCCCGGCCTCGAGGAGGGCGCGCCACAGCACCACCGCCGCGTCGTCGTCGGCCACGAACAGCTCGAAGCCGTCCTCGCCGGTGTACCCCGTGCGGGCGAGCAGGACCTCCACGCCGGCCACCGGCAGCTCGGT is a window from the Georgenia muralis genome containing:
- a CDS encoding DEAD/DEAH box helicase — translated: MTLVPFSEPTQAWFDGAFAAPTAAQTGAWEAIASGEHALVVAPTGSGKTLAAFLWAIDQMLTGEVPEPQERCRVLYVSPLKALAADVERNLRSPLVGISQAAARLGRPVADVRVGVRTGDTPAAERRRLGTRPPDILITTPESLYLVLTSSAREGLSGVRTVILDEVHAVAGTKRGAHLAVSLERLDAMLPAPVQRVGLSATVRPVGTVGTFLAGHRPLADGGRPVRVVEPGSTKELRVDVVVPVEDLADPAATPLRTPPRPDDGAGGGRIGGPASAGEPDLSGDAAGALPELSRPSVWPHLTERVVDLVAAHRSTIVFTNSRRSAERLTARLNEEWSARRSGAGGLAVLDDQGGAWAAAAPGQSGTALPAEEVIARAHHGSMSREERVRTETALKSGTLRAVVSTSSLELGIDMGAVDLVIQVGAPPSVASALQRIGRAGHQVGAVSHGVVLPTHRGELLPSAVTAARARSGLIEEIHVPANPLDVLAQQVVAMLAVEDLAVADLTALVRRAAPFATLGERSLTAVLDMLAGRYPSEDFAELRPRVVWDRTTGTLRARPGALRLAATSGGTIPDRGMFGVYLAGGPPAQDGSASGSAVTAGARGGGRRVGELDEEMVYESRVGDTFTLGTSTWRIEAITPDRVLVTPAPGQPGRLPFWKGDSPGRPAELGRALGATTRDLLAHLDDGGADRSLDEAGLDPWARTNVLAYLAEQREATATLPDDRTIVVERFRDELGDWRVVIHSPYGARVHAPWAMVLAARLQESTGMDVNASPADDGIVLRLPDIEAGDGGPLDLADLLLDPAEVSGSVVAALTGSAHFAARFREGASRALLLPRRRPDRRQPLWQQRHRAAQLLAVAARFPDFPIVLEAVRECLQDDFDVPALTELMRRVEAREVRLVEVSTPGPSPFARSLLMGYVAQFLYDGDAPLAERRAAALALDPALMAELVGSELGDLADLLDPAAVAEVSAEVGLRTENTRAKDAEGLVDLVRRLGPVSTPDLTLRAADPAAVPGWLDTLVAERRVMAVRVAGTQQWAVTEDAGRLRDALGTALPLGLPDAVLAPVPDPLGDLVRRHARTHGPFTAAEVGARLGLAPGAVAPVLAELVRTAVVVTGRLVPGEDVAVQFCDAEVMRRIRRRTLAHLRSEVEPVAPQTLAVFGPRWQHVAPVGSRPDLRGTDGVLAVVDQLAGARLPASALESLVLPARVRDYTPAMLDELTSAGEVLWVGAGALPGVDGQLTLLPADAVADLAPAPGDVPLGEVHEHLRTVLAAGGGRFFRELLPEGPVAAAPAEVLDALWDLVWAGLVTNDTLAPVRARLGGGRPSHTAARVPARARSMRPGASLRRSALSRVAVAGSRPGGAQPPAAAGRWSLVRPGDLGAAEPTEPADERTRRATALTLALLERHGVLVRGAAGLEDLPGGFSAAYQVLRHLEDSGQVRRGYLVEGLGAAQFALPEVVDRLRGDAAEVAARRSAADDPGRQPAPRVHLLAATDPANPYGAALAWPPTSAGEGHRPGRKAGAVVVLVDGTMTLYVERGGRTLLSFTDDDELLVPAAEALAQVAGTGALGALTLRQVDGVGALESQGPLGLALAGAGFGPTPKGLRLRVAPARR
- a CDS encoding DUF937 domain-containing protein, with product MSAVDDIIGQIPMADLAGRLGVDEATAEKAARQALPALLGGMRANAADPAGAASLGAAVERHPASLVEGGVDLDEVDTADGEKIVRHVFGDRTDDVTGRLEEAAPLRGAATLGAGGLGAAPLGGAGGLGGGALVARLLPILAPIVMSYLARRMGGQEGGGRGPSGGGLDQILGDLLGGSGGGGGLGGLGGLLDGLLGGGRR
- the recA gene encoding recombinase RecA; this encodes MPAPVADRSKALEAALSQIDRQFGKGSVMRLGDDTRPKVQVIPTGSVALDVALGIGGLPRGRVVEIYGPESSGKTTVALHAVASAQRAGGIAAFIDAEHALDPEYAKKLGVDTDALLVSQPDTGEQALEIMDMLIRSGALDIVVIDSVAALVPKAEIEGEMGDSHVGLQARLMSQALRKITGALSASGTTAIFINQLREKIGVFFGSPETTTGGKALKFYASVRLDVRRIETLKEGSDAVGNRTRVKVVKNKMAPPFKQAEFDILYGQGISREGGLIDLGVENGIVRKSGAWYTYEGDQLGQGKEKSRQFLKDNPELAEEIEKKILTKLGIGEAVAEVPADVDEVAVDF
- a CDS encoding DUF3046 domain-containing protein; this translates as MKHSEFWQVLEATFGAGHGRSVAEDLVLAALGGRTAARALADGVAPRAVWDAVCDEMELDDATRWRHRREPRKDRSA